Sequence from the Bacillus sp. es.036 genome:
CTATGAACGATTGCAAAGCCTTAATGGATGCATCAAAACGTTATCGAAAAGCAGCTGTGATTGGTGCTGGTATTCTAGGCTTAGAGACAGCGATGGGGCTTGTTCAACAAGGGATTGATACGACGGTTGTTCATCATCAACCTAATGTGATGAATCGGCAGCTTGACCGACTTGCATCTGAAATGCTACAAGAAGATTTAGAAAAATTAGGTGTGAAATTTGCTTTATGCAAACGAACAAAAGAAATTAACGGGGACTCTTGTGCACAATCGCTCACTTTTTCTGATGGGACTTCGCTTGAAGCCGATCTCGTTCTTATGGCTGTTGGTGTAAAGTCGAATGTGGAGTTAGCGAAAAAGAGTGGGTTGGAAGTTCACCGTGGTATCCTAGTCGATGACTATTTGCAAACAAGTGATCCATGTATTTATGCGATAGGTGAATGTGCAGAGCATCGGGACGTTACTTACGGTGTGATTGATCCGATTCTTGATCAAGCGGAACATTTAGCAGGTACGATTGCAGGGTGTCCGAAACAATACCGTGGTTCCATACCTTCAACAACTTTAAATATTTCAGGTATCAGCTTGTTTTCTGCAGGTCAAGTGCTTGAAACGGAGGATACGAGAAC
This genomic interval carries:
- a CDS encoding NAD(P)/FAD-dependent oxidoreductase, which encodes MKRLVVIGNGLAGIQFLERLLSMKSSRFEITIIGKEPAYKRYLLSRILQQDIAVEKAELEDEDWYKQRGIRLIENETAVMIDPLSRHVKTDRGRKINYDTLVLATGANPHVLPVKGAGKNGVMTFRSMNDCKALMDASKRYRKAAVIGAGILGLETAMGLVQQGIDTTVVHHQPNVMNRQLDRLASEMLQEDLEKLGVKFALCKRTKEINGDSCAQSLTFSDGTSLEADLVLMAVGVKSNVELAKKSGLEVHRGILVDDYLQTSDPCIYAIGECAEHRDVTYGVIDPILDQAEHLAGTIAGCPKQYRGSIPSTTLNISGISLFSAGQVLETEDTRTYQWIDPIRHVYKKIVTLHGHVIGAILYGDTSEAVILAKLVSRLAPVSDIPSNQLFPEERKRKTNLTLVPRSDQVNRTAQS